The Ehrlichia chaffeensis str. Arkansas DNA segment ACATAACGTCATCCAATAATAGGATAGGGTATTCTCCAATGTTTTGTTTTGCAAAAACAGAAGATAAAATTAATGATAGTAGTAGAATTTTTTGTTCTCCGGTTGAGCAGTAATTTGCTATTAAGTTTTTTTCTGAATGGAATATTTGAAAATTATCGTTATGAACTCCAAAATTGACTAAATTACTTAGTGAATCTTTACTTCTGTTGTTTTTTAAATGTTCTTTATATAGCTCAATAGAATTTTCTTGGTCTAATAAATTGAATACTTGGCTTTGAATTTTTATGATTGCTTTAAAAAAAGCATGAGATTTGCTATTTTGAGATAGAGTGTTTTGTAATGTTTGTAAAACATTAAATCTTATACGAGCAATGTTTATGCCATTTTCTGCAATTATGCTTTCTAAGCTAGATAACCAAAAGTTATCTATAGAGTTGTTATATAATAACTTGCTTCTTTCCTGCTTTGCTTTGTTATATTTTATAATATGTATAGCGTATTTTGTATCGAAAATGTGTGCTATTCTGTCAAAAAATCTTAATCGTTCACTTTGTGATTTTAAGAAAATATGATCTAATTGTGGTATTAACCATATGATGCTTGTAATTTTATGTAATGTAGTATAGCTTTGGTTTTTATTGCTAATTAATATAGCGCGTTTGTTGTGATTCCGTGAAATTGCAATAGGATAAATACCGTTTTGTGTATGCATTTGATATGAAACACTCCATGGGGAATTTGAAAGACTGTTTTGCATGCTTTCTGTGTTCACTCCTCTAATGCCAGTGCCTTTTGATAGTAGAGAAATTGCCTCTAAGATATTTGTTTTTCCTGCACCATTTTTTCCAAGTAATACAACTGATTTACTAGAAGTATCTAGCTCAAGGTTTATGTAGTTACGAAAGTT contains these protein-coding regions:
- the recF gene encoding DNA replication/repair protein RecF (All proteins in this family for which functions are known are DNA-binding proteins that assist the filamentation of RecA onto DNA for the initiation of recombination or recombinational repair.) produces the protein MSSIEKSYINNLRLVNFRNYINLELDTSSKSVVLLGKNGAGKTNILEAISLLSKGTGIRGVNTESMQNSLSNSPWSVSYQMHTQNGIYPIAISRNHNKRAILISNKNQSYTTLHKITSIIWLIPQLDHIFLKSQSERLRFFDRIAHIFDTKYAIHIIKYNKAKQERSKLLYNNSIDNFWLSSLESIIAENGINIARIRFNVLQTLQNTLSQNSKSHAFFKAIIKIQSQVFNLLDQENSIELYKEHLKNNRSKDSLSNLVNFGVHNDNFQIFHSEKNLIANYCSTGEQKILLLSLILSSVFAKQNIGEYPILLLDDVMSHLDAYHQEKLLEIIRDIKCQVWLTDIDLTQQNFTKHKEYFKFFHVANNTATLLQ